The DNA segment CGAGTTCATCGAAAGCCGGATTCTCTTCTTCGGCGCCTGGGAACCGCGAATTACATCCCTGTTTCAGGAAATAATCAAGCCGGGAGATGTGGTCCTCGACGTCGGCGCGAATGTCGGATATTTCACGCTGCTGGCGTCGGCTTGCGTCGGCCGGCAGGGTCGTGTATACGCCGTGGAACCGAGTGACTCAATCCGGCGCCGTTTACTTCATAACCTCGAGCTTAACGGGACAGACAACGTCACAGTCCTTCCCTGCGCCGCCTGGGACTGTTGCGGAGAAGCTACCTTTAGTCTCGCCACGCACAACGGTGGTGCGTCGTCGCTACGGCCACTGGAATCGCAATACGGTGCCGTTGAAGAGCATGTCAAACTCGCGCGGCTTGACGGGCTCATCCCGGCTGAGGATGCGTCACGCGTCCGCTTGATCAAACTCGACATTGAAGGCGCCGAGTTGCACGCGTTGCGTGGGCTGTCCCGGCTATTTGATGTCAACCGCGAGGTGGCGATCGTTTCCGAGGTAAACCCACAGATGCTCAGAGAGCTTGGTGAGTCAGCAAGCAACCTGTGTAATTCGCTGACAGATCTTGGTTTCTCCGCGTACGCCATCGAGAACGACTACTCCGTCGAAGCTTACCTCCGGCCACAAAGGGCTAAGCTGCCGCAACGGCTGGAGCGCGCTCCGACGGAAGCCGGTGAAGTGCTCTTCACGCGAGCAAGCATGCCTCCGCTCGGTTAATCGCTGTGAGTAGATACTGATATGGCTAGCGTCAAAGACTTGTTCGTGCGCACATTAAATCGTCCGTTGCGGCGATTTGGCGCCGAGATCGTTCCGGCGTGGCAGCGCCAGTGGTGGCGCTGTCCAAGCGCGTTTGAGCTCGGTGGACGGAACTTTTCGTACTTCTACCATTGTTATAACTGTGGCTGGCCACCGTATGCCACGGAACGCTGCGCCGAGTTGGGATTAGCCGACGCATGGTTGAACGAGTTACACGACACAAATGAGCTGGTGGAAGTTGGCGCGGTAACGCCCTACTATTGGCCCAGCCGCGTTAAGAATGTGGTCGACCCGTTTGACCCGCACAAACTTGTCACCTTGCGACTCTCGCTGTTCGACGTCGATTTCACGGGGAAAACCGTCCTCTCCATTTCGACGCTCGAGCACGTCGGCTTGGCTGAATACGGCGGTGAGAAGTCGCCTGGGCAGGCCGTGCGGGCGCTACGAAAGATTCTCGACGAGTCGCCCTGCTTCCTTTTGACCGTGCCCGTGGGTTACAACCCGGCTCTCGACGGGCTCTTTTTTGAAAACGCCAGCTCTGTTACCCGCGACGCACAATTGCGATTCCTCGTTCGTACGGCAGATGGGCAGTGGCGTGAGGAAATCATCACGAGCGATGCACGCCGCCCTTACGACGCGCCAGGAGTCAACCACGGAAGATCCGCCTCCGCGTTGGCGGTTTTGGAGCGCGGCGACCTGCTGAGATTGGGTCCTGTGGTTGGCGAAGCGGCGGGAGCGGTCTATGCCCGTTGACCGGCAACTTTCCGCGCGGCCGATCTTCATCGTGGGGGCTCCGCGGTCTGGCACCACGCTCATGCGGTCGATTCTCGACGCGCACCCTGAGATCTTTTGCCCGGCTTGGGAGACGGGATTGTTCGTGCATTTCGACGAGATGCTCAATGGCGACCTGCTGAAGGTGATGCGTGTGGAAGGCCCACACTTTCCTTTATCGCGGGCCGACGTGATCGACTGGGTTCGTCGCTCGGCGGAAGACATGATGGGATTGTTTGCCGCCAAGGCAGGCAAGCCGCGCTGGGCTGAGAAGACACCTGCACACGTCTACAACATGCGGCTCATTACCGAGGCGTTTCCCGAGTGTCAGTTTATTCACATGATTCGCGACGGCTACGAAGTCGTGCGGTCGCTGCAGAACATGCCCTGGGCGCCGCGGCAGATCCACTGGAGCACGAGCCGCTGGACGAGCAGCATTGCAGCGGGGCGCGAGTGCGGCGCGGAGTTGGGCGTCGCGCGATACGTTGAAGTGCGGTACGAAGACCTTACCAAGCGCGCCGAGCCGACCTTGCGGAAGGTCTGCGAATTTCTTGACGAGCCGTTCGCCGAGCAAATGCTGGCCTTCGATCGCGCCGAGAACAACTCCTGGGGAGCCACGCAAAAGCCGCTGCAAGACAAGCCCGTGAACAAGCACCGGGATCTGGGACCGATGGAACGGCTGGTGTTCCGCCTCAAAGGCGGCAGGCTGCAGCGCGAATTAGGGTACGGTCGGTGAAAGTCGGAATTTACCAGAGCTACTGGGGCGAGGTGGGCGGCGGCCAGCGCTATCTGGCCGCCGTGGCCGAAGTGCTCGCGCGCAGCCACGACGTGGAGATCGTGCATCACTGCGACGAGTTCGATCCGTTGGCGACGGGCCAGGCGATGGACGTCGATCTGGCGGCGATCGCCTTCCGCTATATCGAACCAGCGGAGCGGACAACACCGCAGAGTCGAAATCCGTGGATGCGGCTGCGCGAGGAGGCCGAGTGGTGCGCCGAGGTCAGCCAGCCCTACGACCTGTTCATCAACTGTGGCAATACCGTGCCGTTCTTCTGCCACGCCCCGCGGGGCGTCTTGATCACCTTCTTCCCGGAAACAAGCTGCGACCAGTTTCATGGGCGAGCGACGAAGGCCTGGCGCCGAAGGTCCCTGGCGCACAGGTTCGTCGCGCGGGCCTTTCACGGCGTTGAATGGCGTCGGCGGTTTGCGGGCTACCAGCAGGTGATGACCTGTTCGGAATACTCGCGGCGCTGGTTGGGGCAACTCTGGTCCGTCAAGGCCGACGTACTCTACCCGCCGCTGCGGCGGGGCTTATCGCCAAAAGAGAAAGAGCCGCTGATTCTTTCCGTCGCGCGGTTTGACGGCGGCCGGCACAAGCGGCAGGACCTGCTCGTCGAGGCGTTCAAACGGCTCTGCGACGCGGGCGTCGCCGGCTGGCGCCTGGAACTTGTCGGCTCCGTGGCAAGAAACGATGCGGCGCGAACGTTTGTCGACTCGCTGCGCCGCTCGGCCGAGAACTATCCCGTCGACATCCAAGCCGACCTGTCCGCCGACGAATTGCGGCTGAGGCTCGAGCGCGCGGCCATGTTCTGGCACGCGATGGGTTACGGCGTGGACCGCAAGCACGAACCCGGTCGCCTGGAGCATTTCGGCATGGTGGCGACCGAGGCCATGGCCACCGGCTGCGTGCCCCTGCTGTTCGACGGCGGCGGTTTGCCCGAAAGCGTGTGCGATGGTCGCCACGGATTCCTATGGCAGGACGCCTCCGAGCTCGTCGCAAAAACGCGACGGCTGATCGACGACGCCGAGTTGCGGTCTCGCCTGAGCGCGGCGTCGATCGGACGCGCCGCCGACTTTTCGCAAGAAAAATTCGAGGAGCGGTTGCGCGAGGTGTTGTCGCCGGTGTTGCGATTTCCGCGGGTCCGACGCGCCGCGGAGCGCTTGGCGAATGCGACGGCCTGACAAGTTGCTGATCGTGGCCCATTCGCCTTTGCGGGGCGGGGCCGAATACTGTCTTGATACGACGTTGCGCAATCTCGACCGGAACAACTTCGACGCCACGGTGGTTTTTCCGTTCGAGGGGCCGATGAGCCACGCGGCACGCGAATACGGTTACGACGTGCGTGCGACGCCGCTTTGCCATTGGCTGTACTTCGACAAAGACGCATGGTACTGGAAGAATTTGTTAGGGCGATCTTGGGCCAACGTGCTCCGGTTGCGGCGATTGATTCGCGAAGTCCGGGCTGACGTGGTCTACACCAATACGAGTGCGATCTTCGAAGCGGCGGTGGCGGCCAGGTTGGCCGGCGTGCCGCACGTCTGGCACGTCCACGAGGTGCTGGCCGAGGGCAACCGCATGCAACAGCTTTTGCCGCTGCCGGTGATGAAGCGATTGATTTACCGACTATCGGACCGGATCGTGTTTGAATCGCACTCGGCGCGCCGCGTGTTCGAAACTTCGACGCCCGCCGATAAATCGGTGGTGGTTTACAATAGCCTTCGGCTGACGGACGAGATTGCAAATTGCAAATTGCAAATTGCAAATTGCAAATCGGACGAGAATGCTGCCGCGAATCCAAAATCCAAAATCCAAAATCCAAAATCCGACTGCCCTCACCTAGCCTCTCCCGAGGGGAGAGGGATTTTTGGCCTGGAGGCTGATGATCGCGTGATTGGTTTTGTGGGGCAGTTCATCGACCGCAAGAACCCGCTGCTGCTGCTCCGCGCGTTGGCGAAAGTGCGGGAAGTGCCGCGGCTTAAGTGCCTGTTTGCCGGAGAAGGACCGTTGGAAGGCGCGATGCGGGCAGCGATCGGCCGGTTGTGCCTGGGTGATATTTGCCGGATTGTCGGCTTTCAATCCGATGTGGCGCCGGTGATGCGAGCGATTGACATCTTGGTGCTCTCGTCGCGGCAGGAATCGTTCGGACTGGTGTTGGTTGAGGCGGCCAGCCAGGGCAAGCCGGCCATCGCCTGCCAGTGCCAAGGCCCTGGGGAGATCATTGTCGATGGGGAGACGGGCTTACTCGTGCCGCAGGACGACGAGAACGCGATGGCGCGCGCGATCGAACGGATGTTCGCGGATGACGGCGTGCGGCGGCGGATGGGCGACGCGGGCAGGCGGCGGGCGTACGAGGAGTTTTGCCCGGTGAAAAACACGCGGAAGCTGGAGCAGGTGTTTATCGAGGTAATTGAAGCGTCGCGGCGAGGCCGGCGTGAGCGCCGTAGCCCTCTCGCTCCGCGCGAGGAAAGCCTTCGTAGCCCGCTTGCTCCGCAAGCGGAAAGCCTTCGTAGCCCGCTTGCTCCGCAAGCGGATGGCGCGGGAGGATGGGCTTCCCAGCCCGTCTCGTCAGAACGTATCTCCGCTTCGACGAGGGATAGTAGCCACTGATTTTCACGGATGAAACACGGATAACGACAAATCCGTGTTTGATCGGTGTTCCATCCGTGGCCTGTGGAATGAATACCAAGAAACTTGTCAGCGTGGTCATGCCCGTGTTCAACGGCCAGGCGTTTCTGGCCCAGGCCGTCGAGAGCGTGCTGGCACAGACCTACCAACCGATCGAATTGATCGCGGTCGACGATGGCTCGACCGACGCCTCGGCCGACATCTTGGCAGGTTTTGGATCACGGATTCGCGTTATTCGCCAGCCGAACGCTGGCGTGTCGGCGGCGCGGAACGCGGGCATCGAGCAGGCGCGAGGCGAGCTGATCGCCTTTCTCGATCAGGACGACTGGTGGCAGCCGGAGAAAGTGGCGCGGCAGGTGGAGCTGTTTCAGACCGACGATCGGATCGGCCTGGTCCATACGGCGGTTGCCTGCTACGACGAGGCGCTCCAGCGCGAAGTAGGTCCGCAAGATCCGACTGCCCGCCCCGAAGACATGGTTGGCGACTGCCATGAATCGCTGCTGTTGGGCAATCCATTGGTGAACTCGAGCGCCATCGTCCGGCGATCGGCCCTCGACGGCGTGGGCGGACTGGACTTACAGATTCGTGGCAACACGGTGCAAGACTACGACCTTTGGCTGAGGATGGCGAGGCGTTACCGCTTCGCGTATCTGCCCGACCGGCTGACCGTTTTTCGGCTGCACGGCAAGCAGGGGCACCGCGACCGGCGGGCGATGCTCGGCGACGAGCTGGCCCTCCTCTTGCGAGAGCGGCGCGAAAACGAGTGGCGAGTGTCGAGTGCTGGCCGTCGGCGGTTGGCGGACCTGCACGATTCGCTGGCGACAGCTCATTTCGAGGCGGGAGACGCTTCGGAAGCACGGCGGCACTTCCGCACCGCGATGCGGATTGAACCGTCGCGCCGGCGCGTGGGTCGCTTCGGAGCGAGCTGCCTGCCGTATGCGGCGGTGTCGCGGATGCGAAGAGCGTGGCACTGGATGAAGGCAACCCCAAGTCCCCAATTCCAAGCCGCGACAGTTTCCACCCGCCCTCACCCTAGCCCTCTCCCGGAGGGAGAGGGGATCGCAGAACGGCACGGAGTCCGATCCCTACAGACGTGATTCCATCGTCGCTGAACCCTGAACCCCGAACCCTGAACCCTCTTTTGAAATTGTCTCTCAAACGTCTGGCCGACCTGATCGCCACCGCGCTGGTCTTGCCGGCCTGGCTGGCTTACCAAGTCGGCGCTTTGGCCATCGGCAAACAACAGGCATTTGCCGGTTGGTCGCAGGCGATGAGTTTGTTGCCTGGACTAAGCGGCGTCTATTTGCGAAGGGCATTTTACAAACTGACGCTGCCGCAGTGCGGCGACGGGGCCTGCGTCACCTTTGGCACGGTCATCTCACATCCGACTGCGCGCATCGGCTGCAATGTTTATGTCGGCGCCTTTTGCGTGTTGGGCGACGTAACCTTGGAAGACGACGTGCTGTTAGGCTCGCACGTCTCGATCATCAACGGCGGTGGGCAGCATGGCATCGACCGGCTCGGTATTCCGGTTCGCGAGCAACGGGGCAGCTTTCCGCGAGTGACAATCGGCCAAGACACGTGGATTGGCGACCGGGCCCTAGTGATGGCCGACGTCGGGGAACATTGCGTCGTGGCCGCCGGCGCCGTGGTGACGAAGCCGGTGGCCGATTACGCCATCGTCGCTGGCGTGCCGGCCAGGCCGATATCGAGCCGCGCGCGGGGCGAACTCGGCGACCCCGAGGCCAACCGGGCGGCCCAGCCGACGACTTCACGCGTTGCAGAGGAAGTAGCTTGAGCGACCTCTCAAGTGAACCGGGTCCGCTACAGATACTGAACACCATTGATGACGACACCGAGTGTGTCGGCACTCGTATCAAGCGTAAGGCTGAAGGAGTACGTCGCACTGGTGTTGATGGCTAGAGTCTTCAACACCGCGCCGTTTTTTTCGATATACAGCCCGTTCCCAGCAACGCCCACGTACCAGGTCACCCCGGCGTCGATAATCGTGATGCATGCTTGCGTGGCGCCCTGTGACGACGTGCCTGTGACCTCAAGCGTCGAGCCCGAAGTCGACTGGGTAAGCGTGAAAGCCGACGTTACGCCGCCAACGACCTGGGAACTGCCGACGCTGTTTTGCGGAGCGGGCGGACCGACCGGCGCGTCGTATCCGACGAGCCAGGAATGAGGCATGCCATCGACGATTCGCGTCAGCAGGTTCCAACCAGGCTGGAGCGTGATCGGCGTTGCCTCCGTAACCACTCCTTCCGGCGTGTAGTACGACACCGTGTAGGTTGGCGACGAGACCTTGACTTGGCTTTTGTAGGGGTTTAATCCGTACCAGAACGGCGCCGCTTGCGACTGTGAGCTGCCGATCTCACCCTCCATCGCCAGCCCGTACTGTCGCATCAACTGGGTGTTCGTCAAACCGATCAGGGCGTCGGGAATATTGGCATCGGACGTGGGAAACGGCACATCGTTCCCGCCTTGGTTAGCAAAGTACGCTTCTACCCCGTTGATGTAGACCTGCTGCGGCACAAAATCCGTGTTCGGGTCGGTGCTCTCATAGGTGCGTTGCGAATCCCATTGGTATTGCAACCGAGCGTCAGGACCAAAAGCTACACCGGAATAAGACAGACTCCGGTTGGATGACGTGGTTGACGACTGTTGGGTGATCTCAAATCCCGTGAGATCATCCCAGTAGCCGCCGCTAACGGTATTGTCGATCCCGGCGGCCGGTGAATTAGCGCCTAATGCAAACCCAACGACCTGATCGTTGAATGCATTAACGCTCCCGGCATAGCTGCTGATGTTTACGCCGACTGACTTGGAGATGAATCCTGGTACAGCAGCCAACGATGAGTTTCGGATGGCTATACTCCCGGCCCACTGGCCAACGTTGACTCCTACCGTGACGTCCCAGGCTGTGAAGTCGTTGATGACCGACTGGGTTCCAGGTGCAAGCGGCATCGTGATTGGCAAATGCAGAAACAATTCAACGCCGTCAGTCGATTCAGCGGCGATGTTGCCTGAAAAACCTGCCAAGGGAACGCTTTCCGTGTTTTGGCCGTTCCAGGCGGTAATTTGCCCTAAACTTCCGGCATAGTCGAGGCCCTGGTTGAGAAACTGAAAACCAGTCGTATCGTCCAAGGCGATGTTATTGATCAGTGAGACGCTTGGCGATTGCATCCAGAAGCCACTGCCCGTGAAGCCAAAGTCGTTGATGTTGTTCCGAGATGTGTTTACGAAGTAGTCAGTCCCATTGGCCACGCCTGTCGTTCGCACGGCTAAATTGGCGTTGAACGTGCCAATCTCGTTGCCGGCCTCGGTCACGAAGCCGGCGCCGTTGTTGTCAAACGCTACATTGTCTTCCATGTCTACGTTCGACGAGTGGTTGTCGTAGCCCCAGCCGGGGCTGCCCATTTCGAAGTTGCCGCTGACGAGAATCGGTGGATCGTTCTCGGACATGGTGGGCCAGTAGTCTCGATGGAAGTGTACGGCATAACGACCGACCACGTTTTTGGTGCCGTCGGGATTGGTCGCTCCCAAGGGCAATGATTTGTTCGTGCGGCCAAGGTTACAGAAGTCGGCGTTTTCAACGACCTCCTGGTCGGTGTGCATGAACATCACATGACCAAAGCGTTCGTAATCGGTGGTGTTCTGGCTCTGGAAAATCACGTTCCGCGCCTCGTCGGCTACGTACACGTTCTGGCCAGGGACAGTGGAGTGCGTAAACTGCAAGGGGCTGGCCAGCGTGACCGTGTCGCCGTTGATGGCTTGAATCTTGATCTGCTCGTCTTGGTTGGCGGTGGGCGACGTGCCCGGAAGGAGCAGCGTATCGCCGGCTTTCCACCCCGTCGGAACCGAGCCCAGCGTGATGGACGTGCTGCCGACGTTCGTGTTGTACGCTGTATCGTAGGGTGTGACGGTGGCTCCGACGATCGAGACCGTATTCATGGAGATCAGGCCGCGGGCCAACTGTTCCGGGTCGTTTGGCCAGGCTTGCGTCAACGTTCCCGTATCGGCAAAGGTCAGCTTGGCCGTCACGCCGGGTTGAATGGGGTTGGCGAGCGTGCCGATATCGAGCTCGCCGCGGGGAATACCGTTGGCGTCTTCCGTTCCAACCACGATGGTGTCGACCAAGAGACTGGTGTTGACGTTGGTGGCGAATTGCAGCAGTCCGTTATCGAGGACCGATCGCAGCGCGCCGGGCTCTTGGCCGTCGACGGTGACGGCGATGCCATTGGGAATCCAGACGTTGTCGCCGTTGCCGGGCACTCGGCCGCCCCAAGTCGCCGGGTCGCTCCAGTTGCCGGATTTCACGGCGGTGTCGGAGATGGCGCTTTGTGGAATCAAATTGCCGAGATAGGCACACTCGGCGGCGTACGTCGGATTGGCATTGCAGACCACCGTGGGCGTGCAACGCAGTTCCAATTGCTCGAGACGCAATTCTTTTTTGGGGAACCGTTTTTTGGGGAACCGTTTTTTGGGGAACATGGGCAGACCTCAAAACTTCCTGTTGGCCCCGATGTGACCAGGCTGGCTTCTGTTTGTTGCGAGAGGCGACGAGCGCCGCCATCGAAACTCTAACATAATTCCGCAGCGTGGGACGGCGGCGAGTCGCTTCGCAAAAGATATGCCGTGCAGCGATGTTTTTCGCTCGCAACCGTCAGTTAAAGCGTTGTCTAATGGGTTGCTCTTTTTGGACCCCATCCGCCTTGTGCGGATGGTGAACGAGATGGTGAGCTAGAAAAAGTCCGGCCAAAAAACGCATGTCAAGGCCCCATCCAGCTTGCCTGGATGGTGAATAAGATTCCTTCAGCTACCACGATAGCCGCTAATCTCCTTCACCATCCGCACGAGGCGGATGGGGTCGCGATTTGCCGCGTTTTCTCGCCTAGCCCACCATCTCCTTCACCATCCAGGCAAGCTGGATGGGGTCGAATGCACACCAACCCGAAGCGCCAGCGAGGTAAGTGCCCTGCGCGTCCTCGCTTGCGCTTCGGGTTAGTGCGGGGCCATGATAATCCGGGCTGAGGCTGGGGAACCGCAAGCACAAGCATTCATGAGTCTTCGCATCACGAGCGTTTACATCTGGGTGGCGGTCTTGCTGGCCTGCGCGGAGTTGGCGCTGCAGTACCGCGCCCATCAGCGCGGTTGGGACGCGCCGCTGTTCCGCACGGCGGCCGCTTCGGCCGCCACCGCGCGGGAAAAACCGGCCCAGGAAAATCCCGCCCAGGAAAAACCGGTCCGGTATGGTCCGACGGCAGACTTCCCCTTCCGCAGTCAAATCGTCGCTCGAGAGCGCAGCGCGGATACACTGCGGCTATGGGTGGCGTCGGCCTCGCATGCCGAAGATATTTACCTGGGCGTCGAAGAGACATTTCCCGCTCAGACTGGTCGGTTGTTGAACACAATCGCCGCGGGAGGCCACTGGCAAGTGCTCAACGCCAGCCGGGCGGGCAACGTTATCGCCACCAACAAGGCCGACTTGTCGAAGCTCGCTCGCGAGTGGCGGCCCAACGTCGTGCTGCTCTATCAGATGTCGATGGAAATCGTGGCTTTGTCACGGGAGCATCTCGGTGCCAACCGGCCGACGCGAAAAGCGCACGCCGACACGGGCCCGGTTGAACCGAGGCACGAAAGCGCGCTGGAAAGAGCGGCCGCCGAGACGACAACGTATTCCACGCTGAAAGCAAATATCACGCCATGGATCGCCAGCCAACGGGTACACGCGGAAGATATCGGCCAGGCCGCCGAGCAGGATTTCGACCGGCGCGTGCGCGACTTCGTGAAGGCGGTGCGGGACGTGGGGGCGTCGCCCGTGCTCTGCACGTTCGGCACCAGCCACAGTCAAGACGACGCCGGGCGCTTGCCGTGGCCGGTGCGGCAGTTCATGTTGCGCTACAACCGCTATCTTTCGCCGGCGGGCTGGACGCGCGCGATCGCGCGGTTCAACGCCGCCCTTCGCCAGATTGCCGAGGAAGAAGGCGTGCCGCTGGTCGATTGCGAACGGGCGATGACGGGGCAGGCGCGATACTTTCGAGACTTTGTTCACTTCACGCCAGAAGGGCATCGGCGAGTCGCGGAACTGTTGAGCGAGAAGATATTGGAGCTGTCAGCCGATTCGAGAATCCCTCACCCTGGCCCGTATGGTAGCCCTCTCGCTCCGCGAGAGGAAAACCCGGAGGCAGAGGGGCCGGGGGTCAGTGGTCGGTGGTCGGTGGCGAGCGGTCAGTTGCTCGAGGGCCACGTCCAGAATCCAAAATCCAAAATCGAAAATCCAAAATCCCGTGACGGCCTGGGAAGGCCATCCTCCGGCGCGGGAGGGCACGAATGAACTTCAATTCGGCGGAGTTCATGGTGTTTCTCACGGTGGTGCTGGCGGCCTACGCCGCGGTCTTCCGCAGCGCCCGGCTGCGCGACGTGGTGCTGCTGTGCGCCAGCTACTTCTTCTACATGTCGTGGAACTGGAAGTACGCCGGGCTGATCGCGGCCTCGACGGTGGTCGATTACTGGATCAGCCTGCGGCTGCACGCCGAACAGCGGCCGCGCCTGCGGAAGGGGCTGTTGACGGTCAGCGTGTGCATGAACCTGGGCATCCTGGCCGTCTTCAAATACTACAATTTCTTCATCGACCTGGCGGGCGGGGCCACGGAGTTGTTCGGCACCGACATAAGTTGGCTGCGGCACAAGTTTCTGCTGCCGATCGGCATTTCGTTTTACACGTTCGAGACGCTCACCTACACGGTCGACGTTTATAAACGGGTGATCGCCCCCGAACGCAATTTGATGAAGTTCGCGCTCTACCTGACGTTCTTTCCGCACCTCGTGGCCGGGCCGATCGTGCGAGCGGCCGATTTTTTGCCGCAGTTGCATCGCACGCCGCCCGTCTCCGTCGATCGCTTCCAAAGCGGTATGTTTCTCGCCTTCCAGGGCTTGTTCAAGAAGGTGATTCTGGCCGACCTGCTGGCGGGGCTTGCGGTCGACGCAGTTTTTGCCGACCCGTTGCGGTTTTCGTCGTTCGATCTGCTGATGGCGCTCTATGGCTACGCGTTCCAGATCTACAACGACTTTTCGGGCTACACCGACATCGCCCGCGGCGTCTCGAAAATGTTCGGCTTCGAGCTGCCGGAGAATTTCAATCGCCCCTACTTGGCGGAGAACGTGCGCGACTTCTGGGGCCGGTGGCACATCTCGTTGTCGACGTGGCTGCGCGACTACTTGTACATCCCGCTGGGCGGCAGCCGTGGTACGGCGGCGCGCGTGCGGGCCAACTTGATGATCACGATGCTGTTGGGCGGCCTGTGGCACGGGGCGGCGCTCAACTTTCTGTTCTGGGGCGGTTATCACGGCGCGCTGCTCTGCCTGGCACACGCGATGCCGAAACGGGCCGCCGCGGCGACTCCGGCGGGCCGACTGGCGAACCGGTTCGTCTGCTTTCACTTGATCGTGGCGGGCTGGCTCTTGTTCCGGATCGGCACTTGGGCAGGGTTGGTCGACTACGTGCAAGGGTTGGCGTCGTTTTCGGGCGGCAGCGCGCTGAGTCCGCTGTTCTATACCGTGCTGATGCTCTCCGCAGTGTGTCATCTCGCGCCGCAGGTTTGGTCGCCGGCGTTCACGGGTTGGTGGGTGCGGCGTCCGGCGTTCGTGCAGGCGGTCGCCTATGCGGGGCTGATTCTTGTTTTTTGCGGCAGCAGTCTGGGTACGCCGTCGTTCATCTACTTTCAGTTCTAGTTCCAGCCAGAGACGCAACAACCGAGCGCGAATAAAATGGGAATGCTTTCACAGACGGAACTGGATCCGCGACTTCGCGAACGCATTGATTCCGAACGCCGATACCATGACGAGCATTACCGGAGCACGTCGGAGGCGGTCGAGATTTCGTTCGACCTGGCGACCGATCGGCGGCGGCGGCCACATAACCTTAGTTGGGCCCATTATGACACGCTGCTTGACTATTTCGCCCACAACCTTGCAGGGAAGCGAATCTTGGAGGTTGGCTGCGGTACGGGGAACGTCGCTCTCAACTTGGCGAAGCAGGGCGCGCTCGTTGACGCCTGCGACGTCAGCGAGGAGGCGATCGCCATCTGCCGGCGCCGCGCGGAGCACCATCGACTAGAAGGCGTCAACTTTCGTGCGGTGTCGATGGAAGACATGG comes from the Pirellulales bacterium genome and includes:
- a CDS encoding glycosyltransferase, translated to MNTKKLVSVVMPVFNGQAFLAQAVESVLAQTYQPIELIAVDDGSTDASADILAGFGSRIRVIRQPNAGVSAARNAGIEQARGELIAFLDQDDWWQPEKVARQVELFQTDDRIGLVHTAVACYDEALQREVGPQDPTARPEDMVGDCHESLLLGNPLVNSSAIVRRSALDGVGGLDLQIRGNTVQDYDLWLRMARRYRFAYLPDRLTVFRLHGKQGHRDRRAMLGDELALLLRERRENEWRVSSAGRRRLADLHDSLATAHFEAGDASEARRHFRTAMRIEPSRRRVGRFGASCLPYAAVSRMRRAWHWMKATPSPQFQAATVSTRPHPSPLPEGEGIAERHGVRSLQT
- a CDS encoding sulfotransferase; this encodes MPVDRQLSARPIFIVGAPRSGTTLMRSILDAHPEIFCPAWETGLFVHFDEMLNGDLLKVMRVEGPHFPLSRADVIDWVRRSAEDMMGLFAAKAGKPRWAEKTPAHVYNMRLITEAFPECQFIHMIRDGYEVVRSLQNMPWAPRQIHWSTSRWTSSIAAGRECGAELGVARYVEVRYEDLTKRAEPTLRKVCEFLDEPFAEQMLAFDRAENNSWGATQKPLQDKPVNKHRDLGPMERLVFRLKGGRLQRELGYGR
- a CDS encoding acyltransferase, with protein sequence MKLSLKRLADLIATALVLPAWLAYQVGALAIGKQQAFAGWSQAMSLLPGLSGVYLRRAFYKLTLPQCGDGACVTFGTVISHPTARIGCNVYVGAFCVLGDVTLEDDVLLGSHVSIINGGGQHGIDRLGIPVREQRGSFPRVTIGQDTWIGDRALVMADVGEHCVVAAGAVVTKPVADYAIVAGVPARPISSRARGELGDPEANRAAQPTTSRVAEEVA
- a CDS encoding glycosyltransferase family 4 protein gives rise to the protein MRRPDKLLIVAHSPLRGGAEYCLDTTLRNLDRNNFDATVVFPFEGPMSHAAREYGYDVRATPLCHWLYFDKDAWYWKNLLGRSWANVLRLRRLIREVRADVVYTNTSAIFEAAVAARLAGVPHVWHVHEVLAEGNRMQQLLPLPVMKRLIYRLSDRIVFESHSARRVFETSTPADKSVVVYNSLRLTDEIANCKLQIANCKSDENAAANPKSKIQNPKSDCPHLASPEGRGIFGLEADDRVIGFVGQFIDRKNPLLLLRALAKVREVPRLKCLFAGEGPLEGAMRAAIGRLCLGDICRIVGFQSDVAPVMRAIDILVLSSRQESFGLVLVEAASQGKPAIACQCQGPGEIIVDGETGLLVPQDDENAMARAIERMFADDGVRRRMGDAGRRRAYEEFCPVKNTRKLEQVFIEVIEASRRGRRERRSPLAPREESLRSPLAPQAESLRSPLAPQADGAGGWASQPVSSERISASTRDSSH
- a CDS encoding FkbM family methyltransferase, with protein sequence MAETFLARNDAIDLQGTNALTGNKPPAGGCSSLKATGSATAGPAFKQRAARLATRLASSYLQNRYCRLGKRLLWDRLCVPHLSWRQDDLVCRTQFGARMSSRPCEFIESRILFFGAWEPRITSLFQEIIKPGDVVLDVGANVGYFTLLASACVGRQGRVYAVEPSDSIRRRLLHNLELNGTDNVTVLPCAAWDCCGEATFSLATHNGGASSLRPLESQYGAVEEHVKLARLDGLIPAEDASRVRLIKLDIEGAELHALRGLSRLFDVNREVAIVSEVNPQMLRELGESASNLCNSLTDLGFSAYAIENDYSVEAYLRPQRAKLPQRLERAPTEAGEVLFTRASMPPLG
- a CDS encoding glycosyltransferase family 4 protein, encoding MKVGIYQSYWGEVGGGQRYLAAVAEVLARSHDVEIVHHCDEFDPLATGQAMDVDLAAIAFRYIEPAERTTPQSRNPWMRLREEAEWCAEVSQPYDLFINCGNTVPFFCHAPRGVLITFFPETSCDQFHGRATKAWRRRSLAHRFVARAFHGVEWRRRFAGYQQVMTCSEYSRRWLGQLWSVKADVLYPPLRRGLSPKEKEPLILSVARFDGGRHKRQDLLVEAFKRLCDAGVAGWRLELVGSVARNDAARTFVDSLRRSAENYPVDIQADLSADELRLRLERAAMFWHAMGYGVDRKHEPGRLEHFGMVATEAMATGCVPLLFDGGGLPESVCDGRHGFLWQDASELVAKTRRLIDDAELRSRLSAASIGRAADFSQEKFEERLREVLSPVLRFPRVRRAAERLANATA